One Novipirellula caenicola genomic window carries:
- a CDS encoding type II secretion system protein GspD, which yields MITIFVAGCGLGSAVGEQSIGSAEGFNADAAATNLMVADVPDLIPIPGSGHPVIVKPEGRVLIAADAPAPLNTVSPVVPLPPSPLQPQPPSSAANHSKTSLPIEPHLPAEPHLTTASNPRDLSDSRQTETSPHNVAAQLDAKGSITFRKTPLNEVIFLLSDLWKVNIVAADTINGEVSGTFFETPLREVLSAVLNSSGYSYRQTGNSLIVLPMDQVGSDNPDFVSRLIQLPSAAGDSDTTIDAVQLLLSDRGQIRKLGNGAILIVDRPERIDNVQELISHLSPQHAAASPAVQDLPAPAVTLPTNESFLATDGIAYFTPQFTEAEEMTESLQAALGDTITVATYAKENRIMIKGTPDQLRLAAQAIEQLDIPRPQVRITALIYDVSLKEAEGLGVNWSHGPHSRATSLLNAGTDEEISVFRNAIEAGTDLGLGSPTSSLGFRTLNNSYDATVALQALSATSEAKILADPTVTVGDRCQASIKIVQRLPIVTSIVTSTGSIPQVEFEEAGIILNVTPRISRDGTIEMQVRPEYSVVAEYRDAYPVIDSRNAETTVRVGNGQLFAMGGLRQKSITETVRGVPYLKDVKYIGRLFRSHGSEVRESELIVFLKPEIITQYAAGTLRENQAACVANALLDQVPYASLCPNTPDCRNPDCPNHHPRVRVNGGSVELEMIGGCGIGCLEPMNSFSSEIPIDSMSVPSQVEIVLPSP from the coding sequence CACGATTTTCGTCGCTGGTTGCGGCTTGGGCAGCGCGGTGGGCGAGCAATCGATTGGCTCCGCCGAAGGTTTCAATGCGGATGCAGCGGCGACGAATCTGATGGTCGCCGACGTCCCTGATCTAATCCCCATTCCCGGCAGCGGTCACCCCGTCATCGTCAAACCCGAAGGCCGTGTGTTGATTGCGGCCGATGCACCGGCGCCCCTGAACACAGTGTCCCCCGTTGTGCCGCTGCCGCCTTCGCCGCTGCAACCGCAACCACCCAGCTCTGCTGCGAATCACAGCAAGACGTCGCTGCCCATCGAACCGCATCTGCCCGCAGAACCGCATCTAACCACAGCGTCAAATCCTCGCGACCTCTCCGACTCGCGGCAAACCGAGACGAGTCCGCACAACGTCGCCGCACAGCTGGACGCAAAAGGTAGCATCACGTTTCGCAAAACGCCGCTGAACGAGGTGATCTTTCTGCTGAGTGACCTTTGGAAGGTCAACATCGTCGCGGCTGATACGATCAACGGTGAGGTCAGTGGTACCTTTTTTGAAACCCCGCTGCGCGAAGTCTTGTCCGCGGTCCTCAATTCATCCGGCTACAGCTACCGTCAAACGGGCAACAGTTTGATCGTGTTGCCGATGGATCAAGTAGGGTCCGACAATCCTGATTTTGTATCGCGATTGATCCAGCTGCCATCTGCCGCAGGCGATTCCGATACAACGATCGATGCAGTGCAGCTATTGCTGAGCGACCGGGGGCAAATCCGCAAACTTGGCAACGGAGCGATCTTGATCGTCGACCGCCCCGAACGCATCGACAACGTGCAAGAGCTAATCTCGCATCTATCGCCACAACACGCTGCGGCAAGTCCGGCGGTCCAAGATCTGCCCGCACCTGCGGTAACGTTACCGACCAATGAATCGTTTCTCGCGACCGACGGCATCGCCTACTTTACGCCTCAATTCACCGAAGCCGAAGAGATGACCGAGTCGTTGCAAGCGGCGCTCGGTGACACCATCACCGTGGCAACCTATGCGAAAGAAAATCGCATTATGATCAAGGGAACCCCGGATCAATTGCGATTGGCGGCTCAAGCCATCGAACAACTTGATATCCCTCGTCCCCAAGTCCGCATCACCGCATTGATCTATGACGTTTCTTTGAAAGAGGCCGAAGGCCTTGGCGTGAATTGGTCGCATGGTCCTCATAGCCGAGCGACGAGTTTGCTCAATGCGGGCACCGACGAAGAGATCAGCGTTTTTCGAAATGCGATCGAAGCGGGCACCGATTTGGGGCTGGGCAGCCCGACGTCCTCCCTCGGATTTCGCACGCTCAATAACTCTTATGATGCTACCGTGGCACTGCAAGCACTCAGCGCCACATCCGAAGCCAAGATCCTTGCGGACCCAACCGTCACCGTGGGCGATCGCTGCCAAGCGTCGATCAAAATTGTCCAGCGGCTACCGATCGTCACTTCGATCGTGACCAGCACCGGGTCCATTCCGCAGGTCGAGTTCGAGGAAGCGGGAATCATCTTGAACGTCACGCCGCGGATCAGCCGCGACGGGACTATTGAAATGCAGGTGCGACCTGAATACAGCGTCGTTGCCGAATATCGTGACGCCTACCCCGTGATCGACAGCCGCAATGCCGAGACGACGGTCCGCGTTGGCAATGGGCAACTGTTTGCGATGGGAGGGCTGCGTCAAAAGAGCATTACCGAAACCGTACGGGGAGTCCCCTATTTGAAAGATGTCAAATACATCGGTCGACTGTTTCGTAGCCACGGCAGCGAGGTTCGCGAAAGTGAGTTGATCGTCTTTCTAAAGCCAGAGATCATTACCCAATACGCCGCGGGAACGCTTCGCGAGAACCAAGCCGCCTGTGTGGCCAACGCTCTATTGGACCAAGTACCGTACGCCAGCCTTTGTCCCAACACTCCAGATTGCCGGAACCCCGACTGCCCAAACCATCATCCTCGCGTTCGTGTGAACGGGGGTTCTGTTGAACTCGAGATGATCGGGGGATGCGGCATCGGATGTCTCGAACCGATGAACTCATTCAGCAGCGAAATTCCCATCGATTCGATGAGCGTCCCTTCGCAGGTCGAAATTGTGCTGCCATCGCCGTAG
- a CDS encoding RecQ family ATP-dependent DNA helicase, with amino-acid sequence MPDPQSIHSVLARHFGYPSFRPAQQAVIEHVLAGNHAMVVMPTGMGKSLCYQIPALTIPQADPKADAHEIVLVLSPLVALMHDQVSDLRSRGIDAAYINSSLDRPTRETRYQEVASGKYRLLYVTPERFRKQEFRTIIAKRHVKLLAIDEAHCVSQWGHDFRPDYSRVGEIREQLGFPTTIALTATATEECRRDIYSQLGIPEDEIQLFYQGIERPNLRLDVEHVMGDQEKLDAIERLLHDDQYRGGSVVIYFSLIKTLTRFSDHLLSQGVDHECYHGDLPSQKRRQVHNRFLNGDTDVVLATNAFGMGIDKANIRVLIHAETPGSIESYYQEVGRAGRDNQPSRCVWLYDQSDLMTQMQFIEWSNPDADFYGRLLNLLIEHNESCRAFGVDWMNERLQRVSRHDHRIATAFAMLDRAGVIAGPHPPQCFDLLTAAPDHFLNQESLAEKKRRDQQRLYAMVQLAAEPEDRKAFLQRYFEGDAKH; translated from the coding sequence ATGCCTGACCCGCAATCAATCCATTCCGTTTTGGCTCGTCACTTCGGCTATCCGTCATTCCGCCCTGCGCAGCAGGCGGTGATCGAACACGTCTTGGCTGGGAACCATGCGATGGTGGTGATGCCGACGGGAATGGGAAAATCGTTGTGCTACCAGATTCCAGCGCTGACCATCCCGCAAGCCGACCCCAAAGCGGACGCTCATGAAATCGTCTTAGTCTTGTCTCCTTTGGTCGCATTGATGCATGATCAAGTCAGCGATTTGAGATCGCGAGGCATTGATGCAGCTTACATCAATTCATCGCTGGACCGCCCGACTCGCGAAACTCGCTATCAGGAAGTCGCATCGGGAAAGTACCGGCTGCTGTACGTGACCCCCGAGCGATTTCGCAAGCAAGAGTTTCGTACGATCATCGCGAAGCGTCATGTCAAGTTGTTGGCAATCGACGAAGCCCACTGCGTCAGTCAGTGGGGACACGATTTTCGCCCCGACTACTCGCGTGTCGGCGAGATCCGAGAACAGTTGGGATTTCCCACCACGATCGCATTGACAGCGACTGCAACGGAGGAGTGCCGTCGCGATATCTACTCTCAGTTGGGAATCCCGGAGGACGAGATCCAATTGTTTTATCAGGGCATCGAACGCCCCAATCTGCGGCTGGATGTCGAACACGTGATGGGCGATCAAGAGAAACTTGATGCCATCGAGCGGTTGCTTCATGACGATCAGTATCGCGGCGGCAGCGTGGTGATCTACTTTTCGTTGATCAAAACCTTGACTCGGTTCAGCGACCATTTACTCAGCCAAGGCGTCGACCACGAGTGTTATCACGGCGACTTGCCAAGCCAAAAACGCCGACAAGTTCATAATCGATTTTTAAATGGTGACACTGATGTGGTGCTGGCCACTAACGCATTTGGAATGGGGATCGACAAAGCAAACATCCGCGTTTTGATTCATGCGGAAACGCCGGGTTCGATTGAATCTTATTACCAAGAAGTGGGCCGTGCCGGCCGTGACAATCAGCCAAGCCGATGCGTGTGGCTGTATGACCAGAGCGATTTGATGACGCAAATGCAGTTCATCGAATGGTCCAACCCAGACGCGGATTTCTACGGTCGACTACTCAATTTGCTAATCGAACATAACGAATCGTGCCGCGCATTCGGAGTCGATTGGATGAACGAGCGACTGCAACGTGTTAGTCGTCACGACCACCGCATCGCCACCGCCTTTGCCATGCTTGATCGAGCCGGAGTCATCGCAGGCCCCCATCCGCCTCAGTGTTTCGATCTATTGACCGCAGCTCCGGACCATTTCTTAAACCAGGAGTCGTTGGCGGAAAAAAAACGACGTGACCAACAGCGTTTGTACGCAATGGTACAGCTGGCCGCAGAACCAGAAGACCGAAAGGCATTTCTACAACGCTATTTCGAAGGGGATGCAAAGCATTAG
- a CDS encoding DUF1559 domain-containing protein, producing MSILKFQYARPVRAERRSGFTLVELLVVIAIIGVLVGLLLPAVQSAREAARRMSCSNNLKQLGLALHLYHDTYRSMPPAVIPATATNDRPASWLVRILPFIEQSAAFEASTFSGTDWASRDTGVNRNWEAFHGLVVPGLNCPSSALPTTRLDNTSAATKALGAPDQLEMQISNYVGVAGRFSNNNTNYSTWNGYHGMTDHNGVIVALDNYYNQPVRFASILDGTSNTLMVGEQSAEIRIRNSDGTSSFYDQRAGNWYGGAWSGGGGANHNESEAYWMNIASTRVGINYSSTSRYSPHGIGPYWYGRPGRHTVFNSTHGGGAQFVLADGSVRFISENIRFDIYALLADRQDRTVLNEEY from the coding sequence ATGTCGATTCTCAAATTCCAGTACGCCCGACCCGTGCGTGCTGAGCGGCGCAGCGGTTTTACATTGGTCGAGCTATTGGTTGTCATTGCGATCATTGGCGTATTAGTAGGACTGTTGTTGCCTGCCGTGCAGTCGGCCCGCGAAGCCGCTCGCCGTATGTCGTGTTCCAACAACTTGAAGCAACTCGGTTTGGCACTACATCTCTATCACGACACCTACCGTTCGATGCCGCCCGCAGTGATTCCTGCAACCGCGACCAACGACCGTCCGGCGTCGTGGCTCGTTCGCATCTTGCCCTTCATTGAGCAAAGTGCTGCCTTTGAAGCATCGACATTCAGCGGGACCGATTGGGCGTCTCGTGACACCGGCGTCAATCGCAATTGGGAAGCGTTCCACGGTTTGGTGGTTCCTGGTCTGAACTGTCCTTCGAGTGCGCTTCCTACTACCCGGCTCGACAACACAAGTGCTGCCACCAAGGCGTTGGGAGCGCCGGACCAACTCGAGATGCAAATTTCGAACTATGTCGGTGTGGCGGGACGATTCAGCAATAACAACACCAACTATTCGACGTGGAACGGATACCACGGAATGACCGATCACAACGGCGTGATCGTGGCGTTGGATAACTATTACAACCAACCCGTGCGTTTCGCATCGATCCTAGATGGAACCAGCAACACGCTGATGGTAGGCGAGCAATCCGCTGAGATCCGCATTCGTAATTCCGATGGAACCTCTAGCTTCTATGACCAACGAGCCGGCAATTGGTATGGCGGTGCTTGGTCCGGTGGCGGTGGTGCAAACCACAATGAATCCGAAGCTTACTGGATGAACATTGCGTCGACGCGTGTCGGTATCAACTATTCGTCGACCAGCCGTTATTCGCCTCATGGAATCGGCCCCTATTGGTACGGACGACCGGGCCGTCACACTGTGTTCAACTCGACGCATGGTGGCGGAGCTCAGTTCGTGCTGGCGGACGGAAGCGTTCGTTTTATCAGCGAAAATATTCGTTTCGATATTTACGCTCTGTTGGCGGATCGCCAAGACCGTACTGTTTTGAACGAAGAGTACTAG
- a CDS encoding acyltransferase, which translates to MKIIAFPTPRSRQATPHLSDGGDGGSAGRTSRVPAKPKLLGFDAVRGVAALAVVLLHACVPYLQNPMPGLVWSVRDSASPSVDWLFWGIEVFIMPLFLVLAGFFAWQTFSNRGSGPLVRSRAKRLLVPLAFAVCVILPMDLYTWVLGWVGEGIVEPVKLKSLKFDGVVDQDLWGLSHLWFLHYVFFYVVVVAAVARFDSLRNLCSKIAERWPLALALLAGTGVVTLLVAPEVVWGFQHAYLPVLSKWVYSGTFFAAGMLIAKVDPSLVFFENRVTSMAIASVMLLLTAVSLGRWNLQYGDSLLAHSGLAVVTVLAAYSVTFLAIAVSRRINHLSLTLQYLAAASFWIYLVHHPILGLVHIDLKQWMPATPPSVKMAAAFCIAVGLSLLTYEGLVRRTRLGRMLGMQWTPPTQTVEVLSMRRESVATESVPQRRAA; encoded by the coding sequence ATGAAGATTATTGCATTCCCCACCCCGCGTTCTCGGCAAGCAACTCCGCATCTCTCTGATGGCGGTGATGGCGGATCGGCTGGACGTACGTCGCGTGTACCGGCGAAACCGAAATTGTTGGGTTTCGATGCGGTTCGCGGCGTCGCTGCGCTTGCCGTGGTGCTGCTTCACGCTTGTGTACCGTACCTGCAAAACCCGATGCCGGGATTGGTGTGGTCGGTTCGTGATTCCGCCAGCCCATCGGTTGATTGGCTGTTCTGGGGCATCGAAGTCTTCATCATGCCGTTGTTTTTGGTGTTGGCGGGCTTTTTTGCTTGGCAAACCTTCTCCAACCGGGGCAGCGGTCCGCTTGTGCGAAGTCGTGCCAAACGATTGTTGGTGCCACTTGCGTTCGCGGTGTGTGTGATCTTGCCAATGGACCTATACACCTGGGTACTTGGTTGGGTCGGCGAGGGCATCGTGGAACCGGTCAAGTTAAAAAGTTTGAAGTTCGACGGCGTCGTCGATCAAGATTTATGGGGCCTGAGCCATCTTTGGTTCTTGCACTACGTGTTCTTCTACGTGGTGGTCGTCGCGGCAGTCGCTCGCTTTGATTCGCTGCGAAATCTATGTAGTAAGATTGCCGAGCGTTGGCCGTTGGCGTTGGCATTGCTGGCCGGAACAGGCGTTGTCACGCTGTTGGTTGCACCCGAAGTCGTGTGGGGATTTCAGCACGCTTATCTTCCGGTGCTCAGCAAGTGGGTTTACAGCGGAACGTTCTTCGCCGCGGGAATGTTGATTGCCAAAGTGGATCCCAGTTTGGTGTTTTTTGAAAACCGAGTCACATCGATGGCGATTGCAAGCGTGATGCTGTTGCTGACCGCCGTTTCGCTAGGACGATGGAATCTGCAATACGGCGACAGCCTGTTAGCGCATTCAGGACTTGCCGTGGTGACGGTGTTGGCGGCTTATAGCGTGACTTTTTTGGCGATCGCGGTCAGCCGAAGAATCAATCATCTTTCACTGACGCTTCAGTATTTGGCGGCCGCTTCGTTTTGGATCTACCTGGTTCATCACCCCATTCTCGGGTTGGTGCATATTGATCTGAAACAGTGGATGCCTGCGACGCCGCCAAGTGTCAAGATGGCGGCAGCTTTCTGCATCGCGGTCGGACTGAGCTTGTTGACCTACGAAGGGCTGGTTCGCCGCACACGACTAGGGCGGATGCTGGGAATGCAGTGGACACCTCCGACGCAGACGGTCGAAGTGTTGTCAATGCGACGCGAGTCTGTGGCGACCGAATCGGTGCCGCAACGCCGCGCGGCTTGA
- a CDS encoding sulfatase family protein produces the protein MITVADSAAQQSSAPAATRPGQPSRPNLILILADDLGYGDVTCNGATDVQTPHLDQFASEGMTLTRMRANCTVCSPTRAAIMTGMYPDRAGVPGVIRTHARNSWGYLRTDVPTLADRLGDAGYQTGIIGKWHLGLASPNTPCERGFDHFHGFLGDMMDDYDTHRRHGHNYMRLNDQEIDPKGHATELFTQWADDYLTEQAAASESPFFLYLAYNAPHFPIQPPDAWLERVQQRAPHLDAKRALNVAFVEHLDDQIGKLFARIDELGLRENTVIAFTSDNGGSLPHAQSNDPWRDGKQSHYDGGLRVPAWVRYPGKIAAGSRSDQPVLTFDLAATFLQYAGVPQPSEIDAIGLKDLLHGDSSTFASANSDRELYFVRREGGGHYVGHAYHALIQGRWKLMQNDPFSPLELYDLESDPQEANNQIAKQARVVAKMKPRLAAQIQQGGRIPWQAPPSTEPSETPAQ, from the coding sequence ATGATCACCGTTGCCGACTCCGCTGCACAGCAATCAAGTGCACCTGCCGCGACACGACCGGGGCAACCATCGCGTCCCAATCTGATTCTGATTCTCGCGGACGATCTAGGTTACGGTGACGTCACCTGCAATGGAGCGACCGATGTGCAAACGCCGCATCTAGACCAATTCGCTTCCGAAGGAATGACGTTGACTCGGATGCGAGCCAATTGCACGGTGTGCTCACCGACGCGAGCTGCGATCATGACGGGAATGTATCCCGATCGTGCGGGCGTCCCCGGAGTCATTCGCACGCATGCCCGAAATTCATGGGGATACCTGCGAACCGATGTACCAACGCTGGCCGACCGGCTCGGCGACGCAGGGTATCAAACCGGCATCATTGGAAAGTGGCATCTCGGGTTGGCGTCGCCCAACACACCATGCGAACGTGGTTTTGACCACTTTCACGGGTTTCTTGGTGACATGATGGATGACTACGACACGCATCGTCGCCATGGACACAATTACATGCGTCTGAATGATCAGGAAATTGATCCCAAGGGGCATGCAACGGAGTTGTTTACGCAGTGGGCTGATGATTACCTAACCGAACAAGCCGCCGCGTCCGAGTCGCCGTTTTTTCTTTACCTTGCCTACAACGCCCCTCATTTTCCCATCCAACCGCCCGACGCGTGGCTAGAGCGTGTGCAACAACGTGCTCCACATCTTGATGCCAAGCGGGCGTTGAACGTCGCGTTTGTCGAGCATTTGGATGACCAAATCGGAAAATTGTTTGCTCGTATCGATGAACTCGGGCTGCGTGAAAATACGGTGATTGCGTTTACGTCGGACAATGGCGGTTCATTGCCTCATGCTCAAAGCAATGATCCTTGGCGTGACGGCAAACAGAGTCATTACGATGGTGGGCTTCGTGTTCCCGCGTGGGTGCGTTACCCCGGCAAGATTGCTGCGGGAAGTCGCAGTGATCAACCTGTATTGACGTTTGATCTTGCCGCAACCTTTCTGCAATACGCGGGCGTACCACAGCCAAGCGAGATCGACGCCATTGGATTGAAGGATCTGCTCCACGGCGATTCGTCTACCTTCGCTTCCGCCAATTCAGATCGCGAGCTTTATTTTGTCCGCCGCGAAGGAGGCGGTCATTACGTAGGGCACGCTTATCACGCACTGATTCAGGGGCGATGGAAGTTGATGCAGAACGATCCGTTTTCTCCGCTGGAACTATATGATCTCGAGAGCGATCCGCAGGAAGCCAACAACCAGATCGCCAAACAAGCTCGGGTGGTCGCGAAGATGAAACCGCGTTTGGCGGCACAGATTCAGCAAGGGGGACGTATTCCTTGGCAAGCCCCACCGTCGACCGAACCCTCGGAAACGCCTGCGCAGTAG
- the ruvX gene encoding Holliday junction resolvase RuvX, giving the protein MTAPTDDFPLAGRLASIDFGSVRIGIAICDPDRILASPLEVRAADQWKQDGDYYRELTKSERISAFVVGLPIHLDGGESEKSLQAREFARWLSKTTGKPVRLFDERFTTADANNRMRAAGYSRQGKKKRIDAVAALVILESFIEACRYRGEIVGKPSSEPIPSKGESID; this is encoded by the coding sequence ATGACCGCACCCACAGACGACTTCCCCTTGGCCGGGCGACTTGCATCGATTGATTTTGGCAGTGTGCGGATTGGGATCGCGATATGTGATCCCGATCGAATTTTGGCAAGCCCGTTGGAGGTCCGCGCAGCGGATCAATGGAAGCAGGACGGCGACTATTACCGCGAATTGACGAAGTCGGAGCGAATCTCCGCTTTTGTTGTCGGGCTTCCCATCCACTTGGATGGTGGAGAGAGTGAAAAGAGCCTTCAAGCACGCGAATTTGCTCGCTGGCTTTCCAAGACAACCGGTAAACCGGTACGGTTGTTCGACGAGCGATTTACCACGGCCGACGCCAACAATCGAATGCGGGCTGCGGGTTACAGTCGTCAAGGCAAAAAGAAACGAATCGACGCCGTTGCCGCCTTGGTGATCCTCGAGTCATTTATCGAAGCGTGTCGCTATCGAGGCGAAATTGTGGGCAAACCGTCAAGCGAACCAATCCCCAGCAAGGGAGAATCGATTGACTAG